The Pyxidicoccus sp. MSG2 DNA segment ACGAGGACGAAGTTGAGGCGCGGCAGCTTGCCGGCGGCAATCTCCTTGGCCACCTGCTCGGAGAACTTCTCCACTTCCTCCGCGTCGTGGAGCTGGCCGTCGGTGACGATGACCGCGCACCCGCGGCGGGCGCCGTGGGGCACCTGCTCCTTGAGGTAGCGCACGTAGTCCTTCAGCGCAGGCGCCAGGAACGTGTGGCTCCCGAGCTTCTTCGCGCCGGGGAACTTGTACTGCTTCACGTCCACGCCCTTCAGCTCACCCACCACTTCCACGTCCCGGCCGGACGCGCCCGAGGCCCAGTAGGCCACGCGCAGCATGCCGTTGCGGTCCTTCGTCGCCAGGTACTCGAGCATCCACTGCACCTGCGGCTCGACCTGGTTGGCGGCCTCCTTCAGCGGCGCGCCGCGAATCCACTCCAGGAAGCTGCGCTGGGGCGTGTTGTACTTGTACTCCTCCTGCATGCTGCCCGACGCGTCCATGTAGATGGCCACGTCCAGGCCCTCGACGGTGGGGTCATGCAGCAGTACCGCGCGAACCTTCCCCTCCTCGACATGGAGGTCGGAAAACGGCTCTACCGGCTTCTCGTGTCCCATGTGTTCCCCCTGCGGATGTGGGGCGACGGTACAGCCCCCCAGGCAGGCGTCGCAATGGCGGGCCGTCAGTCGTCGAAGTCGGACATCCAGTCCGGCTTCTTCTCCGCTGGCGAGGAGGGGGCCGAGGGAGCCTTGGGCTTCGCGGGCGCTGGGGGGGCAGGCGGGGCCCCGCCGAAGTCCTTCATCCACGTGGGTGTGCCGGGCTTCGCGGGCGGGGGCGGGGCGGTGAAGCCCGGCTTCGCGCGCGTCAGCTTCGGCTGCGCGCCGCCGGGGTGCGACGCGGCGTGCGCGTCCAGGAAGTCCCGCATCCAGTCATCCGGGCGCGGCGGCTTCGGCGGCTCGCGAGGGGGCAGGGGCCGCATGGGCATCGGCGCCGCCGCCATGGGCAGGGGCGTGCCTCGTGCGACGGGCGCACTGCCCCCGGCCCGGCTCAGCGCGCGGAGCACCCGCTCCGTCTCGCTCGGCCAGCCAGGGAGGGATTCGAGTGCCTTGCGCGCCACCTCGAGGAAGCCGGGCGCGCCCGCCTCCGTGGGCACCTTCACCTTCTCCGCGCGCAGCCACTCCGCCATGCGCGTGAGCAGGCCCGGGTGGTTGCGGCGGAGGATGGCCACGTCGCCCTTCACCTCGTAGCCGCGCATCTCCAGGTCGGCGATGGCCATGGCGCGGCTGGGGACGGGCAGCTCCATCCGCGCGAGCGGCTCCGGGCCTCCGTGGGCGTGCGCGTCCTCCTGCAGTTGCGTGAGGACGTCGTGGAGGATGCGCGCCACCATGGGGCCGTTGGAGGCATTGCCCACCTGCAGCTCGGGCGGCACCGCGGGCCAGGCGAGCACCAGCCCGCGGCCTTCCGCGAGGCGCTCGGGCCGGTCTCCGGGCAGCAGCGCGTGGTAGCCGCGCGGCGCGGCCGGGCTCTCCGGTGTCTGCACGTAGTGGAAGGCGTCCGCCGCGCCGTGCACCAGCCCGGCCAGCACGTCCCCGCGCGTCACCGTGAGCTGCCCGGGCACGCGCATGGGCGCGTCGCCGGGCCACGGGCCGGACAGGTGGCCGTAGAGGTACACGGGGTCGTTGAAGCCCTCCGCGTTGGCGGGGTGTTCCACCAACTCCACGGCGAAGAAGTACAGCTCCGAGGCGGCGATGCGGCGGGGCGTGCGGCCGGACGCCACTTCGTGGTGCGTGAGCTGGGCGCGCGTGGCGGCGGGGAGCAACTCCCGCTCGCTCGCGGGCACGACGTGCACGTTGCCCACGGCGTCGACGCCGACCACCCACTCCTGCTCCAGCAGGTGGGGCGCCTCCAGGCGGAACGCGTCCACCACGTGCGTCATCTCGGCGGCGTCCGAGCGGACGGGCTCGGCCGCGCTGGCGGCATGGGGGACGAAGTAGCGGGGATGGCTCACGGCGGAGGGAACGCTGTCCCAACCGGGCGGTTCTCGCAAGGGCGGGACCCCGCTGAAATGAAACGGGCCGGACGGAGCGTCTCAGGAGACGTTCCACCCGGCCCGCGAAGGCCGAAGCCGTGAAGCGAAGCGCTACTGGTCGTCGCAGGGCGTGCCCAGGCGCATGCCCTCGTAGACACCCAGGTCGTTGTAGATGAGCGGCAGGTTCTCGTGCACGGGCACCTGGCGCAACTCGAACGTCTTCTTGGTGTTCTCGATCCACATCGAGGACTTGTCGCGGTCCAGCACCAGCCGCAGCTCGCCCTTCTTGGTGGAGAAGATTTCGCCCTCGGAGTCGGAGACGACGTTGGTCATCTTCTGCGGCTTGAGGGTGCCGCGCGGGCCGATGAAGACGCGGTAGCTCTTCTGCTGCGACGGCTGGTAGCCGCGGTCCACGAAGTAGTAGTTGCCCTTCGTGTCACGCAGCAGCGCGTGGGGCGTGTACTGCTGCGGGTTGGGCTGGAACGTGGCCTTGCGCAACATCTCCGCGGCCTGCGCGCCGTCCACCAGCGTGAGGGGAATCTTCTTGGTGCCGCACCGCAGGTCGCAGGACTTCTCCTTCGTGTCCAGGTCCACCGAGGAGATGACCCGGTAGTCCATGCCGCGGAAGTTGGGGTTGGAGTCCTTGTTGAAGAAGCGCGGGTCCAGGAAGGAGTTCGACGACGCGTACGGGCCGGGAGGGTCCACCACGACGAAGGTCTTCCCGTCGCCGTAGTACATGGCGTTCTGGTTCGCGTCCTCCTGGGGCGCCATCACCACGTAGTGCCCCTTGCCGTCGGTGCATACGGAGGTGGCCTCCATCAGCATCTTCTGGCCGAGGTTCTCCTCCTTGCCCCAGGGGGGCGTGACGGGGTCGGCGGCCAGGGAGGCACCACACGCGAGGGACATCGCAACCGCTGCGAATCGCTTGAAGTTCATCGGGAAGGCTCCGGCTACAGGTTCTTCTTGAAGAACTTCGTGGCGTACGCGTCCTGGTTGCTGGCGTCCTTGTTCGTCTGCCAGATGACGCGGTCGGCCTCGACCTTCGTCTCCAGCGCGGGTCCGAAGCGGCAGCTGACCTGCTTCACCTTCTCGCGCACGGTCTGCTTCGCGACGTTGGAGACCTCGCACAGGCTCTTGAGCGATGTGAGGGGGGACTCGCAGTAGCTGGCGATGCTCAGCTCCTTGAGGAGGTCGTCGTTGACGCTGCTCCAGTCGATGGCGGCCGACACCGAGGTGCCGCACGCGTTGTTCATCTCCAGGAGCGTGTCGGCGTAGGCCTTGTCGTGCCGGGCCTGTTCACCCTTGCGGTCGAACGCCATCAGCTTCGCCAGCGTGCCGTCCGCCTGGAGCTTCTGGTACGTCGCGTAGACCTCTTCCGGCTTCAGGGCCGCCGTGCGCTTCTCGTCGAAGGTGACGCGGATGGCCTGCTGACGGCCGGGCACGTACAGCTCGTAGCGCTGGTCGCGCACGTACAGGGTCGTGTAGTCGCGGCCGTGCCACTGCGTCTTGAAGTTGTACTGCTCGGTGCTGCTGGTGCTCCAGTCGTTCAGCTCGTACGGGAAGACCTTCCCGTCGAACTCGGAGCCCGTGCCGCGCACGCGGAGGATGTACTTCTTGGCGGCTCGCGGCGCGAGCGGGACGACGGCGACTTCCTCGCCCTCGGTGCCGGAGTAGACCTTGCCTGCTTCCACGGGCGCCGCGGCCAGGCCGGTGGAGGCCCCCAGCGCGACCGCCGCGACAATCACTGCGACCATGTTTCTCAAGCGAATCACCTCGGGATGCGGGGAGGGCCTCCTTGGAAAAGGCCCTTTGGGTCAGAGAGCGGGATCGGTGTCGTGCTGCTGGCAGAACTGACGGAGCTTCGGTTTGTCCGAGGCGGGAACCTTCGACCATTCCTGCTTCGCCACGGTCAGGTTCCCCTGCAGGCAAGCGGCGCGGACGATGATGGAGTACGAGGCCAAGGGGATGATGCCGGGCTTCGCGCGCTGGCTGCGCTTGGCCAGGCGGATGGCCTCCTCGGCGTTGCCGGCCTTCAGCGCCTGCGCCGCCTCGTCCAACACCGCCTGAACCTCGGCCGGCAGCACCTCTTTCTTCGACACGGGACGGGTGGTGTCCGGCTTGTCCGTCGTGGTGGTCGCCACGGTGGGCGGTGTTGTCGTGGGCGGAGGCTGCACGGCGGTCTGCGTGTTGTTATCGGCGCCAGTCGCGGCGGGTTGCGTGCCATTGGACGTGCCGACGGCGGCCTGAGTTCCATTGGGCGTGCCCGTCGTGGGCTGCTGCACGGCGGCTTGGGGAGACGGGTTCTGCGTGCTGATGGCCGGTGCCGTGGGCGGCGTCACGGGGCGGCCCATCCACCAGACGAGGCCACCTCCCGCCGCGAAGAGCGCCACGGCGGCGGCAATCATCGGTGCCCGGCTCTTCGCCACCAGCTGCGCCACGGCCACGGGGACAGGCTGCGGCGCGGGCGCCACGGACACGGGCGCGGCGATGGGCTGCGGCGCGGCCTGCGCCGGCGGCGTCACCGCGGTGATGGGCTGGGCCGGCCGCGGGGGCACGGCGGGGACTTCCTTGGAGATGAGCGTGGGCTCCAGGCCCGGCGGGTCCAGGAGCGGCGCGCCCATGCGGCCTGTGCCACTTCCCACGGGCGCTTCGGGCTGCACCATCCCCATGCGGCCGGTGCCGCTTCCCACAGGCGGCTCGGGTTGCACCAGGCCCATGCGGCCAGTGCCCGAGCCCCCATTCCCGACCTCCACGACGCCCATGCGGCCGGTGCTGTCGGGGACGACCTTCACGCTGCCCGGGGCCACCGTGGCATCGAAGCCCTCGGCCGCGTCCTGCGAGGGCAGGGCGATGCCCGAGGGGGCCTTCGGCACCGCGCGCGGCATGGGCTGGGAGCCCGATGGCGGGGAGAGCGTGTGCAGCGGGCTGCCCGTCAGCGCCTCCACGAAGGAAGTCACATCCGGAAAGCGGTCCTCGGCCTTCTTCGAGAGCGCGCGGTCCACCGCGGCGATGGCGTGCGCGGGCGCCTCCGGGCAGAGCGGGGCGAGCGGGTCGGCCGGCTCGTACACCACGCGGAAGATCATCTGCGCGAGGCTGCCCGCGCCGAACACGGGCTTGCCGGTCATCATCTCGTAGACGATGCAGCCGAGCGCGAAGATGTCCGTGCGCGCGTCGATTTCGCGGTTCTTCCCCATCGCCTGCTCGGGCGACATGTACTGCGGCGTGCCGATGATGGTCGCTTCCTGCGTCTGCAGCGTCTCCGAGGAGAGGACCTTGGAGATGCCGAAGTCGAGCAGCTTCAGGCGCTGGCCCACCACCCCGCCTGAGTCGGTGGGCACCAGGAAGACGTTGGCCGGCTTGAGGTCCCGGTGGACGATGCCCGCGCCGTGCGCCGCCTGGAGCGCCGAGCCCATCTGCCGCGTGTAGGAGAACACCTCGGGCAGCGTCAGCGGCCCGCGCTCCAGCCGGGACTGGAGGCTCTCTCCGCGCAGGAACTCCAGCACCAGGAACGGGGTGCCGTCCTCCAGCGTGTCGTAGTCCAGCACCTCGACGATGTTGGGGTGGCCCAACCGGGAGGCGATTTCCGCCTCGCGCCGGAAGCGGGTGAAGATCTCCTGCGTCAGGTGGTCGCCGCCGCGCAGCACCTTGACCGCCACCTGCTTGCCGGGAAGCCGCAGGTGCTGGGCCAGGTACACCGAGCCCATGCCACCCCGTCCCAACACGGAGGCAATCTTGTAGGTGTTGCGCAAGACGGTGTCGGTACGGAGGTCACCGTCGGAGGGTCGCGTCATGGGTTCGGGGCTCGTGGGGTGTGACGGAATGCGGATTTTCCGCCATTCCATCCTCCCACCCCACCGGGAGGCAACCCTCCTGACGTCGTATCGGACCCGGGAAGGGGAATTGACTCGGGACGGAACCCGTGAGGGTGGGGCCGGTGTCCAAGACTCCTGGTTTCCGGACAGGGGACACGGGACGGCTGCGGAAGCGCTGGTTCCTTTCCGCCAGCCTGCTAAGGAGGCAGGCGTATGTCGATGGACAAGCCCCCGGCCACGCTCGAGGTCCGCGTCCGCCGAATCCACCGCAGGGACCTGAATCGGACCTGGGAGTTCCTCAAGCTCGTCTTCCGCGACGTCAATCGCGAGACGGTGGAATACCAGCGCCCCCGCTCCAAGCGGCGCTTCATGGAGGTCTACACCTCCGAGTGGATCGAGCAGCTTCTCTACGAGGTGGACGGGGAGATTGTCGGCTACTCGGAGTGCGCCTTCGAGGCCACGGGTGACGACAACTGGGTCAACCCGCGCTGGTTCGAGAAGCGGGGCATGCGGCCGCTCTTCGTGGAGGAGCTGGCCGTGCACCCGGACTACCAGGGGCGCGGGGTGGGCAGCTTCATGATGGATCAGCTCCAGCACCTGGCGCGCACGCGAGGCTGCACGCACCTGGTGCTGGAGGTGGCGGAGAACAACGAGGCCGCGCTGGCGTGGTACCGGGCGCGCAGCTTCTACAAGCTCGATGCCGCCATCTTCATGGCGCAGAAGGTGCCCGGCGAGCCGGACCTCCTGCCCCCGCGCCGGCTCAAGCGGCGGCAGCAGGTGGCGCCAGAGGCCGAGGCAAGCCCCAACACCGGCCCCATGCCGGAGGCGGCCCCCGCGAAGCCGGGGAGGCGCAAGGGGCGCGCGGCCGCGAAGAAGAGCGGCTGAGGCTCAGGGCTTCACGGGCGCGGGAGCCAGCGTGCGGGTGAAGAAGCGCACCGCGTCGGCGGCCAGCTCACGGTGGAGCTTCAGGCGGTCCACGCCGGGCGGGTCCATGCACAGCTCCTGCGCCTCCGGCGCGGACTCGGGCGTGCAGGGGGCCATGAAGACGTA contains these protein-coding regions:
- a CDS encoding vWA domain-containing protein; its protein translation is MGHEKPVEPFSDLHVEEGKVRAVLLHDPTVEGLDVAIYMDASGSMQEEYKYNTPQRSFLEWIRGAPLKEAANQVEPQVQWMLEYLATKDRNGMLRVAYWASGASGRDVEVVGELKGVDVKQYKFPGAKKLGSHTFLAPALKDYVRYLKEQVPHGARRGCAVIVTDGQLHDAEEVEKFSEQVAKEIAAGKLPRLNFVLVGVGDGIDEEQLERIAHTEYPGVGHLWCHRIAKEITQVAELVAVLVDENMTVAAGGTIYDDKGKVVKTYEGRLPAVLEFDLPEGAESFTLEVNGQRFTQPLPDEDHHDDDEDHH
- a CDS encoding serine/threonine-protein kinase encodes the protein MTRPSDGDLRTDTVLRNTYKIASVLGRGGMGSVYLAQHLRLPGKQVAVKVLRGGDHLTQEIFTRFRREAEIASRLGHPNIVEVLDYDTLEDGTPFLVLEFLRGESLQSRLERGPLTLPEVFSYTRQMGSALQAAHGAGIVHRDLKPANVFLVPTDSGGVVGQRLKLLDFGISKVLSSETLQTQEATIIGTPQYMSPEQAMGKNREIDARTDIFALGCIVYEMMTGKPVFGAGSLAQMIFRVVYEPADPLAPLCPEAPAHAIAAVDRALSKKAEDRFPDVTSFVEALTGSPLHTLSPPSGSQPMPRAVPKAPSGIALPSQDAAEGFDATVAPGSVKVVPDSTGRMGVVEVGNGGSGTGRMGLVQPEPPVGSGTGRMGMVQPEAPVGSGTGRMGAPLLDPPGLEPTLISKEVPAVPPRPAQPITAVTPPAQAAPQPIAAPVSVAPAPQPVPVAVAQLVAKSRAPMIAAAVALFAAGGGLVWWMGRPVTPPTAPAISTQNPSPQAAVQQPTTGTPNGTQAAVGTSNGTQPAATGADNNTQTAVQPPPTTTPPTVATTTTDKPDTTRPVSKKEVLPAEVQAVLDEAAQALKAGNAEEAIRLAKRSQRAKPGIIPLASYSIIVRAACLQGNLTVAKQEWSKVPASDKPKLRQFCQQHDTDPAL
- a CDS encoding GNAT family N-acetyltransferase is translated as MSMDKPPATLEVRVRRIHRRDLNRTWEFLKLVFRDVNRETVEYQRPRSKRRFMEVYTSEWIEQLLYEVDGEIVGYSECAFEATGDDNWVNPRWFEKRGMRPLFVEELAVHPDYQGRGVGSFMMDQLQHLARTRGCTHLVLEVAENNEAALAWYRARSFYKLDAAIFMAQKVPGEPDLLPPRRLKRRQQVAPEAEASPNTGPMPEAAPAKPGRRKGRAAAKKSG